From a region of the Nitrospira sp. genome:
- a CDS encoding histidinol-phosphate transaminase, with protein sequence MALQVHPDILSLSPYVPGKPIDELQRELGLSRVIKLASNENALGPSPKALAALSGAQDMLHRYPDGSAYQLRQAIADRWKVSGEQVILGNGSDEILGLLARTFLTPGDEAVMADHTFVIYKMEVTAVHGKPVIVPLVNWTHDLESMVRAITPKTRLVFLCNPNNPTGTMVSAEAVDRFMARVPEDVIVVFDEAYFEYVRNPQFPDAMAYVKQGRNAIVLRTFSKIYGLAGLRIGYGIGTSEIVDFLNRVRPPFNANSLAQKAALAALGDDEHVARSRAVNVAGMEQMEHGLRALGVTAIPSETNFLYFDAQRNGRLVFEALLREGIIVRHIDGTMLRVTIGQPDENTAFLQALKKVLDGGG encoded by the coding sequence ATGGCACTACAGGTCCATCCAGATATCCTCTCGCTCAGTCCGTACGTTCCCGGTAAACCGATCGATGAGCTACAACGGGAGCTTGGCCTCAGCCGCGTCATAAAGCTTGCCTCCAACGAGAATGCACTCGGGCCTTCACCGAAAGCATTGGCGGCGCTGAGCGGCGCGCAGGATATGCTGCATCGATATCCGGATGGAAGCGCGTATCAGCTTAGGCAGGCGATCGCAGATCGTTGGAAAGTGTCGGGAGAACAAGTCATCCTGGGAAACGGATCGGACGAGATCCTTGGACTGTTAGCCAGGACGTTCTTGACACCCGGTGACGAAGCGGTCATGGCCGATCACACATTCGTGATCTATAAAATGGAAGTCACGGCAGTCCATGGTAAGCCGGTGATCGTCCCTCTTGTCAATTGGACACATGACCTCGAGTCGATGGTACGGGCAATTACGCCCAAAACGCGATTGGTCTTCCTCTGCAATCCCAATAATCCCACTGGGACGATGGTATCGGCGGAAGCCGTCGATCGATTCATGGCCCGGGTGCCGGAAGATGTCATTGTCGTGTTCGACGAAGCGTATTTTGAATATGTCCGCAATCCTCAATTTCCCGATGCGATGGCCTACGTGAAACAGGGGCGGAACGCGATCGTATTGAGGACATTCTCCAAAATATACGGACTGGCGGGGTTACGAATTGGGTACGGTATCGGCACGTCGGAGATCGTCGATTTTCTGAATAGAGTGCGGCCTCCGTTCAATGCCAACAGTCTTGCGCAAAAAGCCGCACTGGCCGCATTGGGAGATGACGAGCATGTGGCCAGGAGTCGGGCGGTCAACGTGGCTGGGATGGAACAGATGGAACACGGGTTGCGCGCACTGGGAGTGACCGCGATCCCGAGCGAGACGAATTTTCTCTATTTTGATGCACAGCGGAATGGGAGACTGGTGTTCGAAGCGTTGCTGCGAGAGGGGATCATTGTGCGGCATATAGACGGAACGATGCTTCGTGTCACCATCGGTCAGCCCGACGAAAATACGGCCTTCCTTCAAGCACTCAAAAAAGTGTTGGATGGGGGAGGGTAA